In the genome of bacterium, the window TTCTGAAATCAGGTTCTTGGCTTTCAATTGTGCAAGTTCTTCGAGCAACTGAGCAGAGGATGCGCTGGTGACGGCAGGATGAAGTGGTTCGAGTCCTGCCTTGGCTCCCATCATTGCTTTTTTAAACTCCAGCGGACGTGAAATTTTGTCAACGCGATTGATCACTTCTTCTGTGGCCGTAAGGATTTTGATCGTGCCATAATCAAAAATTCTCCCCAGAAAGGATTGTTCCATGATCACATCATTGATTTTAGAAAGCGACGAATCGAGCACTTTCTTGTTCAATACTCCGCTGGAATGGATCACTCTGCGGTTGGTTACAAAGAAAGCTTCATTATTCCAGCGGAGCCAATCAATAAACAGGGAAATCAAAACAATGACGGCAATCGCTGCAATCACTATTTCAATCCAGAGAAATTCCGCTTGAGCGTATCCATGAATCACGATCCATCCTGCTACCAGCGCGGCAAGAACAAGGAACTCTTTAAAGAATTGTCCTAGCAAAACAAAAATGTGCCTTTTTGTTTCAAGAAGGATTTGTTCGTCTTTTCCCAATAGCTTAGCGATGTAAGACATACGTTTGTATTATAACAGGTGAACTTTTACCGCATCCTCTAATGGGGATTTGCCATTCAGCTGCACGGTAAGAAAACTCCCGGCCGGCGAACCCTCCGACTCCTTCAAAAAACTCCCCGAGTTCCAGACATGACGGACAGGTCCATCCTGAAAGGACATTTTTCCAGGATGATGAGTATGGCCAAAGATGACGCCTTCCACTTTGCCGCGGCAGCAAAAAGTCACATAGGATTCGATGTTCCGGCGCATCGCGCGGGTCAAGAATGTTTTCCGGTTGCGGTGCCGCAGCGTTTCCTTCCAGGAAGTGACCGGCTGATAAATGGAATTAAAAATATTTCTGAGCGCCGGCTGCATGGAAAGGCTGCTCACCACATTCTGGTAAGCGGAAGCGCGGCGAAAAAACGTCTTGCGCAACCGCGGTATTTCTTCTCTGTTTGTCGACTCCGTGAAAACCTTCGCTATCTCCTGGTAAAAAGACTGCGACGAATCAAAATAGTGACCATGCGTGAGCAGGAGGCGCCCTCCGGGAATCCGGAGAAAGTGATGCGGATAGATCACGCGAAACTGCGCCTGCGCTGAATGGACAAGACCTTGCAAAAAACTCGGAGTAAAGTTTCTGAAGAAGGAGACTCTTCCTGATAATTTCTTTCCATTTCGCAAGGGGAGAATTAGATGGCGATCGATCGAATGATAGTCAAAGATTTTGTAATCATGGTTGCCGGGAATGTACGTCACCAGCTTTGCGCCTGTTTGATCCAGAAGGAAATTCAGAAAATAGCGAAAACCTACGGCTCGTTTCGCGGGACCATTCAGGATTCTTCCTTCGATGGCTTGTGACCAGGTTGCCAGTTGCAAATCGAGAATGTCGCCGAGCAGAAAAATCTCTTCCAGGGGCTGGTACTCTTTCAGTCGGTTCATGAGCGCATGAGCTGTGCGCATGGAATGCAAAGAACACCGTGTGTCGCCGAAGTGCAAGTCCGATAGAACCAGCGCGTACTTCGGCGGTCGCATCCCTTTATTTTACGATTGTCCCATTTGGAACTTTTTGTGAGACAGAGGCGAGAACCGGTTTTCCATCAATGGAAGCGGCAAGGACCATTCCATTGGATTCAACGCCCATAATGCGGGTTGGTTTCAGATTCGAAACAACGATGACCTGTTTGCCTATCAAGTCTTCAGGAGCGTACACCTCGGCGATTCCCGCCACAAGCTGGCGAGTTTCTGAGCCCAAATCAACGCTTAATTTTAGAAGCTTTTTGGAGCCTGAAATTTTTTCTGCGTTCTTTATTTCGCCCACTTTTAAGCCAAGTTTTTGGAAATCTTCGATTGTTGCGTGCGAGGAATCATCCTGCTTCTTTTCGGCAGGTTTCTGCGGGACCGTTTCCGCTGCCGGCGCTTCAATGCGGGGAAAGATGGGAGTGATCTTGCCAATCGGTGTTCCTGGCGATAGTTCTCCCCATTTCAAATCGCCAATGTTCGCTTCGGAAGCACGTTTGGAGATTCCGATCTGTTGCCAGATCAGATCCGCAGATTGCGGAATCACGGGCGCGACCAGACCTGCAATGATACGCAATCCTTCGCAACTGTTGTACAAAACCTGCTGCAATCTCTGTTGGGAAGCCGGGTCTTTTGCAAGCACCCACGGCTGCTCTTCAACAATGTAGCGATTGATGGAGTTGACAACAGACCAGACGTCGACCAACAGCCTGGAGAAAGTGAATGCGGCTGTGTACTCCGGTATTCTCGCGACGACATCTTCCAGAGAGGATCGAAAAGGTGCATTCGATTGGGCGATCTCCGGAATTTTGCCACTCGAATAACGCTCTATCATCGTTAGAACCCGGCTGGAAAGATTTCCAAGATCATTCGCCAGATCGCTGTTGACCCGTCTCAAAATGGTCTCGAACGAATAATTACTGTCCCCTTCAATTGGGGCTTCACGAATCAAAAAATAACGAAGTCCATCCACTCCAAAAGTTTTGATCAAGGAGTGTGGATCCACGACATTGCCGCGCGATTTCGATATTTTTTCATCTTCTTTCAACCACCATCCGTGAACGAGCACCTGTTTCGGCAGGGGTAGCGCGGCAGAGAGGAGGAAGGCAGGCCAGTAAACGCAATGAAAACGCACAATATCTTTTCCGATGACGTGCAAATCGGCCGGCCAGTAACTCTGGTAAAGTTGTTGATTATCCGGGAAACCTGTTGCAGTAACGTAATTCGATAGCGCATCGAACCAGACGTAGATCACGTGTGAAGAATCAATCGGAACCGGAATCCCCCATTTCAACTTGACACGGCTAACGCTCAGATCACGCAATCCACTTTCAACAAAGCTGATCACTTCATTGGAGCGCGAGTGAGGCACAATAAAATCGGAATTCTCCCGGTAATATTTCAAAAGCGGTTCTTGATATTTGGACAGGCGGAAAAAATAACTTTCCTCTTTGATCTTTTCCACGGGCCGGTGACAGTCAGGACAATTGCCGTTTACAAGCTGTCCCTCGGTCAGGAAATTTTCATCGAAAGTGCAGTACCAGCCTTCATAGGCTCCCAGATAGATATCACCATTTGCATGGGAACGGTGGAAAATTTCTGCCACACCTCTCCGGTGCCGTTCCTCAGTCGTTCGAATGAAATCCGTGTTCGAAATATTTAATTGTTTCCAGAGATCACGAAAACTCGGAACGATCCGGTCGGCCAGTTCCTGAGGGCTGACGCCCACCTCACGAGCGGCTTTTTCGGCCTTCTGGCCATGTTCATCAGTGCCGGTAAGAAAGAAAACATCGTGCCCCAGCAAACGGTGATAGCGCGCAATTGCATCCGACAGCACCGTCGTAAAGACGTGCCCTATATGCGGCAAGCCGTTGATATAGTAAATCGGAGTCGTTACATAGAACTTTGTCATGACCTCTCAATATAACATCCAAATCACAAGCCCTCAAATATGAAATAACCGCCAAGGCGCCAAGACGCCAAGATTTGGATTTTGGGATTTGAGATTTGGAATTTGAAACTAAAGCAGGGCATTGTGGGCCAATGCCCTGCTTAAACAGCGGGCTGCTAGAGAAGAGCCATAAAAATGCTTAGAACTATCGAACTCTTAACATGATGGGATGCGCTGGACGAACTTTTCCACGCAGCAAATCTTTCAGCGCAGCGTAAACCAGAACCGTTTGTTCCGCGCGATCAGTCGTCACTCTTCTGGATTCCTCAAAGAGGGCGGCGATCAAATCACCCAGCCTGTATCTGTCTTTGCTTCGTCCTTTCATTTCATCCCTCCTGAAAGTATTAGATGCAATTTCGATACCAGATGTTCCATTCGAGAAGGGAAAGGCAGAGAAACTGGGAAAGGATTGATCGGACTACAGACAATTGTCCATTATTTGGGCCGGTTACCGCCGAAGAGATCTTCGTAGGCATAGGCAATCGATCCGAAAAATACCGGCAACACAAAAAATACACCTATGCAGCAGGCCAGCAGCCCTCCCACCGTCAAAAGACCGCCGACGAGGAACAGGCCGAAAACGCTTGCAAAATTGCTCATCACTGCTTTGCGGCTGGCTTCCAATGCATCCCAAAATTGCATCCGCTTGTCGATGATCAGCGGAAAAGCGAATACCCAAAAAAGATAAAGAACCGTCGCAACCAGAATGCAGAAAAGGATGTTCAGGATCGTGCCTGCGCCCAGCGCAGCTAACAAAGTGTCGGGATCTACATTGGGGTCTTTCGAAAATCTGATAAGGAGCGGAATCCATGTAATCAGCATCGGGAGAGCGACGATTCCCATGACGACCAGTATCAGAATTCCGCTAACCGCGCTCGCAAGCATCAAGGGAACCAATGCGATCTGAAATCCTGCAAAAGCGTCGGCCAATTCCGCTTTTTCGCCTCGAATCAATTTGAGGTAAAACCAGTACAATCCTCCAAACAACACACCATTCAAAGCGAGGCCGATCAGGACGCCGACGTATGGGAAACCACTGGCTGCGGAGGATGCGATATTGATCACAAGCGTGGTAACGAAGATCAGTCCGAATTCACGCTTATACAGAGCCCAGCTTCTACTCAGGCAAGAACCTATTTCAATCCTGCGGTTCATTGTTGTCTAAAATGATCTAACACCGTTTCTACGATCATTCTTGTTAGAACAGAATATGTTTGCTCGCCTTCTTCTTGAGTTGCGCCGGCTGGATCGCCAAAATAGGCTTGATCGGCTCCGGCATCGCGGAAGTTTTTAACGCCATTCCTCATGAGTTTTGCAAGATTCACAGGATTGGGCGGCAATTCTTTTCTTTCACTCCGGACAAGTTCCGCACGCGCGGAAAGAACCAGAGATGTTTCATAGCTTCCTGCGTGACACGCTCCCTGTTTGAATTCTGCAGTCAGGAGCGAACCCCATGGCCTTTTGGTTTTATCGGGAAAGAGCACCGGAAGTTTCTTGTAAGTGTCGCAAAACTCCTGAATCGCCTGGATGTGGTCCGGTTCCAGATGCGAATTAACAATGCAGAGCAGAGGAATCGAATGCGCTGCTACATTATCAGCGATATCACGAAGCAAATTCTGAAAGGTTTCTTTTCGAATGCTGATGGTGCCCGAAAAGTCTTTGCTGAATTCTGTAATTGCATAATCAATGCAGGGAAGAATCAATGAATGAATATTCTGCTTTTGCAGCTCGAATGCCGCACGCTTGGCCATCTCCTGGGAAATAATCGAATCAGTTGAAAGTGGAAGGTGAGGACCGTGCGCCTCGGTGGAGCCGACCGGCAGCAGGGCAACTGCCGGCTTGTGGGCTTCAATCTCTTCCCATGTTCTTTCGTCCCACTGATGATTCATTGGAGATATGGAGATTTGAGTGAGATAGGGAGATAAAACTTAGGAAGCCAGGAAGCAAACTTTATCCCCATATCTGGTCTCATCTCCATATCCCCATTATTTTTGCGGCTCTGGCTCTTCTCCCAGCATCGTTCTCATGTCCCACAGCTCGGGGAAACACTTTTTCATCAGAGTCGTGGTGAGATAACGAACGCCTTCGCTTCCTCCGGTCCCGATCTTATTTCCGATCATGCGCTCCACCATCCGGACATGATGAACACGCCACAGTCCAATTAGCTCGTCGTGCTCAATCATTGCTTCCGCGAGTAGGAAGAGCTCGTAATGCTGTTCCGGATTCTCATAAATGGATACAAGTTGCTGCTTCAGTTTTGTGGAATCTCGATCAGCGGGGATCTCAAACCCGTTCCGCTGCAAGAGTTCGAGAAACGCGTCCCAGAGAGTCGGTTCATTGAGACGTTTTTGCAGCCGCGCGAGACTTTCCGGATCGCTCCGCAAACGGTCAAGCATCGTAGGCTCTTTCAGGTTCGAAATGAATTCGATCTCGCGAAATTGAACGGACTGAAATCCGCTTGCCGGATTCAGCTTACTGCGAAACCGCAGAAAATCCACCGGACTCATCGTTTCCAGGATGTGAATCTGTTGATTCAACAACCTTTCAATAGCAATCACACGCTGGAAAAGCCACACCGCGTTTTTTGCATTTCCTTCCTTCATCGCTTTCATAATGGAATCCAGCTCAAACAGGAGGAGCTTGAACCAGAGTTCATAAGCCTGATGAACGATGATGAATTGCAATTCATCATGGCTCGCCGGGTCACTGAGACATTGCTGCAGCTTCAAGAGCTCCGGTACTTTCAGATAATCGCCGTAAGTGAGTGGTGAATTACCGTAGTCCATCAATAAAGACTTCCTTTCTGCTGAAGATGTTTTTCATAGGTACGGGTTTTACGTATTTCTTCGATAATCTCGAACGTTGTTTCTATTTCGGAATCCAGCGTGTAAAAGTGAGGAGAGATTCGGATTCCGGCATCGGGTCTGTAGTCCGCCAGGACATTTCGGGCTGTCATCTCCTTTAAGATCGCATCGGCAAAAGGAATGTCCACCACCACCGTTCCACCACGGCTTTCCGCTTCCCGTGGTGTTTGGGTTTTGTATCCATATCGTTCGCAAAATTGAAAGATCATTTCGGTTTGTCGCAAAGACTTCTTCCGGATTTTTTCAACACCGATTTCATTGATGATTTCATATCCTGGCTGGGCCGCGTACAACGCGGGAATCTGAGGCGAGCCATGCAAGAAACGTGTGACGCCTGGAGCGTAGCGGATCGGTCCGGTTTGAAAAGCAAAAGGATGTTCATGCGCCATCCAGCCGGTTACGGAAGGTTCTATTTGATCGTATAGCGAGGGCTTTACGTAGAGATAACCGGCCCCCGGCCCGCCGCACAACCATTTTACCGAGCCTCCCACAAGAAAATCGATATCCAATTCTGCAACGTCCACAGGCACCGTGCCCGTTGCCTGATAAACATCGAGCAGAACGAGCGCGCCCATTTCGTGCGCCTTTTTTACTATGGCTGTGACATCAACTTTTTCCGAGTTTTTAAAGAACACATACGAGAGCGAAACAATAAGTGTCCGTTCATCGATTGCATCCAGCATGGAATCCATGGGAACTTTTAATGCTTCGGCGGACGGAATGCTGACGACTTCTGCGCCCCGTTTCTTTTGAGCTTCCAAAACGTAAATGACCGTTGGGAAATCAACACTGAAATAGAGAATGCGGTTTTTGGGAGCCCGATAGGGTAGAGCGGACAGAATTACGGAAACAGCAACAGATACATTTTGATGCATCACAACTTCGCCCGGGTTGGCTCCAATGAGCGAGGCAACTAGATTGCCTGTCGTTACCGGCATATCCCACCAGCCTTCAGCCCAGGCACGAATTCCTCGCGTTGCCCAGAGGTCGGCATAGGAACGCAGCTTGTCGTACACTTTTCGCGGCATCGCGCCCAGCGAATGGCTGATCATGTACGTTGTGGATTCCAGGATCGGAAACTCAGAACGATATCGCGCTAATTCATCCATTTCATTTATTATAAACGCTTCTGGCCGCCACAGGCCAATTCTCCATTGCCGTAATTTCTACAGTATTAGACGGAGCGGAGTGATTGCCGGCCAGATCGTATGCGACGATATAGTAGGAGTAAGTTTTACCGGCGACAACATCGAGATCATAGAAAGTCGTGCGTTTGACGGAAGTAACATGGTCCGGTGCGCCGCCGTCAACCGACCTGTAAATTTCATAGCCATAAATCTGCTCATCATCCGTTGCCGAATTCCATTTCAGGAAGATCTGGCCGTTTTCGTAGGCTGCTTCCAGTTTGGCGCCATCGGTCCAGACCGGCGCTTTTGTATCGGAACTTTCCGGGGCCTGCAAGGAGCCTTTGGGCCAAAGAACGCAGGTGACTTTGTGGAAATTTTCATCGAGATTTTTGCATACATTTCCGTACGTACATCGAACGATTTTGTCGCTTCTTCCTTCACGGGCCTTCTTTGGCAGATCCGGATCAGCAAGTAAAGCGCGCGCAAGCCCCACCAAGTCAGCGCGTTCCTGTTGCAAGACTGATTCAGCCTGTTCCGGTGTTCGTATCTTTCCTGTTGCAACAACCGGAACAGTAAAGCCATGCTCGCGAATGTATTTGCGAATTCCTTCGGTCACCGGAACGTTCGCCATATCAGGATAGTGAGCGCTCGGCATGCAGCGATCTCCGCTGTATCCCGTGTACGGATAGAGCGGCGTGCCTGGTTTGTGTATCGCATCCTCAAATTTTCCACCTGCTGAAACACTGATCCAATCCACGCCAAGCTGCGCCATTCGCAACGCCATCTGGCGCGAATCATTCAACGTGTACCCGTTTTTGATGCATTCTTCACCGTCGAATCGAATTCCTAAAGGGAAGTCGGTACCAATAATGCTCCGAACCTTTAGAATGATTTCACTCATCAAACGCATCCGGTTTTCCAGGGAACGTCCATATTCATCATTTCTCATATTCCGCAAAGAAAGGAAGGATGAGACCGTGTATGCATGAGCCATATGCAGTTCCACACCATCAAAACCGGCCTGGCGCGCTCTTCCTGCAGCGGCGCCATATGCCTCAATGATGAAACAGATCTCTTCTTTGCTGAGATCTTTAATCTTCTGGCGCCACCCACTCCTGGCCACTTTCAGAAAATGGATGATTTGAGGAACGACTTTACTAGGACTGCTTTCGTGAATTTCTTTTGCCATGTCAGCGAGACCCGGGATGAATTCATCGCGGCTCAAACGGAGCAGTGGTCCGCTGCGCGTATCATGGACTCCCATTGCCTCGATCACAATCAAACCGACTTCTCCGCGCGCAAAGCGCAGGTAACGATCATGGATGTCTTGATTCACAAAACCGTCCTCGCCCGAAAGGCGCGTCACCATTGCAGGCAGAACAAGACGATTCGGCAGCGTCATCCCATTGATTGTGTAAGGCGTAAAAAGAATCATGAGCTCGTTTTGAACAGAAGATCGCGAAGGACGCAAAGAAAAAATAAAATTAAAAAGAACTTTGCGAGCTTTGCGTTCTTCTGTTCAATAATATTTTAGTCCTTTGTGAGGTATTGTTGGGCGATCAGGGTGTTCAGGATTTCGGTGGTTCCTTCGTAGATTCGCAGCGCGCGGATGTCGCGGTAGAGCCTTTCCGTGATGGATCCTTTGAGCAAGCCGATTCCTCCGTGAATTTGGAGCGCCTGATCGATGATTTTCTGCGCTGCCTCCGTTGCATAGGCTTTTGCCAGCGCAGCTTCCAGAGTAATGCGAG includes:
- a CDS encoding PH domain-containing protein; this encodes MSYIAKLLGKDEQILLETKRHIFVLLGQFFKEFLVLAALVAGWIVIHGYAQAEFLWIEIVIAAIAVIVLISLFIDWLRWNNEAFFVTNRRVIHSSGVLNKKVLDSSLSKINDVIMEQSFLGRIFDYGTIKILTATEEVINRVDKISRPLEFKKAMMGAKAGLEPLHPAVTSASSAQLLEELAQLKAKNLISEEEYNEKRKEIIKRM
- a CDS encoding metallophosphoesterase — protein: MRPPKYALVLSDLHFGDTRCSLHSMRTAHALMNRLKEYQPLEEIFLLGDILDLQLATWSQAIEGRILNGPAKRAVGFRYFLNFLLDQTGAKLVTYIPGNHDYKIFDYHSIDRHLILPLRNGKKLSGRVSFFRNFTPSFLQGLVHSAQAQFRVIYPHHFLRIPGGRLLLTHGHYFDSSQSFYQEIAKVFTESTNREEIPRLRKTFFRRASAYQNVVSSLSMQPALRNIFNSIYQPVTSWKETLRHRNRKTFLTRAMRRNIESYVTFCCRGKVEGVIFGHTHHPGKMSFQDGPVRHVWNSGSFLKESEGSPAGSFLTVQLNGKSPLEDAVKVHLL
- the metG gene encoding methionine--tRNA ligase, which codes for MTKFYVTTPIYYINGLPHIGHVFTTVLSDAIARYHRLLGHDVFFLTGTDEHGQKAEKAAREVGVSPQELADRIVPSFRDLWKQLNISNTDFIRTTEERHRRGVAEIFHRSHANGDIYLGAYEGWYCTFDENFLTEGQLVNGNCPDCHRPVEKIKEESYFFRLSKYQEPLLKYYRENSDFIVPHSRSNEVISFVESGLRDLSVSRVKLKWGIPVPIDSSHVIYVWFDALSNYVTATGFPDNQQLYQSYWPADLHVIGKDIVRFHCVYWPAFLLSAALPLPKQVLVHGWWLKEDEKISKSRGNVVDPHSLIKTFGVDGLRYFLIREAPIEGDSNYSFETILRRVNSDLANDLGNLSSRVLTMIERYSSGKIPEIAQSNAPFRSSLEDVVARIPEYTAAFTFSRLLVDVWSVVNSINRYIVEEQPWVLAKDPASQQRLQQVLYNSCEGLRIIAGLVAPVIPQSADLIWQQIGISKRASEANIGDLKWGELSPGTPIGKITPIFPRIEAPAAETVPQKPAEKKQDDSSHATIEDFQKLGLKVGEIKNAEKISGSKKLLKLSVDLGSETRQLVAGIAEVYAPEDLIGKQVIVVSNLKPTRIMGVESNGMVLAASIDGKPVLASVSQKVPNGTIVK
- a CDS encoding creatininase family protein; translation: MNHQWDERTWEEIEAHKPAVALLPVGSTEAHGPHLPLSTDSIISQEMAKRAAFELQKQNIHSLILPCIDYAITEFSKDFSGTISIRKETFQNLLRDIADNVAAHSIPLLCIVNSHLEPDHIQAIQEFCDTYKKLPVLFPDKTKRPWGSLLTAEFKQGACHAGSYETSLVLSARAELVRSERKELPPNPVNLAKLMRNGVKNFRDAGADQAYFGDPAGATQEEGEQTYSVLTRMIVETVLDHFRQQ
- a CDS encoding tryptophan 2,3-dioxygenase family protein; this translates as MDYGNSPLTYGDYLKVPELLKLQQCLSDPASHDELQFIIVHQAYELWFKLLLFELDSIMKAMKEGNAKNAVWLFQRVIAIERLLNQQIHILETMSPVDFLRFRSKLNPASGFQSVQFREIEFISNLKEPTMLDRLRSDPESLARLQKRLNEPTLWDAFLELLQRNGFEIPADRDSTKLKQQLVSIYENPEQHYELFLLAEAMIEHDELIGLWRVHHVRMVERMIGNKIGTGGSEGVRYLTTTLMKKCFPELWDMRTMLGEEPEPQK
- a CDS encoding aminotransferase class V-fold PLP-dependent enzyme, whose amino-acid sequence is MDELARYRSEFPILESTTYMISHSLGAMPRKVYDKLRSYADLWATRGIRAWAEGWWDMPVTTGNLVASLIGANPGEVVMHQNVSVAVSVILSALPYRAPKNRILYFSVDFPTVIYVLEAQKKRGAEVVSIPSAEALKVPMDSMLDAIDERTLIVSLSYVFFKNSEKVDVTAIVKKAHEMGALVLLDVYQATGTVPVDVAELDIDFLVGGSVKWLCGGPGAGYLYVKPSLYDQIEPSVTGWMAHEHPFAFQTGPIRYAPGVTRFLHGSPQIPALYAAQPGYEIINEIGVEKIRKKSLRQTEMIFQFCERYGYKTQTPREAESRGGTVVVDIPFADAILKEMTARNVLADYRPDAGIRISPHFYTLDSEIETTFEIIEEIRKTRTYEKHLQQKGSLY
- a CDS encoding NADH:flavin oxidoreductase; the encoded protein is MILFTPYTINGMTLPNRLVLPAMVTRLSGEDGFVNQDIHDRYLRFARGEVGLIVIEAMGVHDTRSGPLLRLSRDEFIPGLADMAKEIHESSPSKVVPQIIHFLKVARSGWRQKIKDLSKEEICFIIEAYGAAAGRARQAGFDGVELHMAHAYTVSSFLSLRNMRNDEYGRSLENRMRLMSEIILKVRSIIGTDFPLGIRFDGEECIKNGYTLNDSRQMALRMAQLGVDWISVSAGGKFEDAIHKPGTPLYPYTGYSGDRCMPSAHYPDMANVPVTEGIRKYIREHGFTVPVVATGKIRTPEQAESVLQQERADLVGLARALLADPDLPKKAREGRSDKIVRCTYGNVCKNLDENFHKVTCVLWPKGSLQAPESSDTKAPVWTDGAKLEAAYENGQIFLKWNSATDDEQIYGYEIYRSVDGGAPDHVTSVKRTTFYDLDVVAGKTYSYYIVAYDLAGNHSAPSNTVEITAMENWPVAARSVYNK